GGCTGCGCCCGTGCGAGGCGGAAGGAAGCACAGCATTTCTGACAACTTTGGACAAGCCAGTGGGAAAAATCCGAAATAAGAAACGCGGGCAGAAAAATCGTATGTCTGAGAGAAAGGAATCCAGCTCCTGTCATAGTCCCTTTTTTCACAGCGAGGGAGAAGGCGCAGCCCGGATCTGAATCCTGACACACCACCACGCTTTCCCACTCTGCCGCGAGCGGGCGCCTACGGACCGCCTCGGAACTACTTATCCCAGAGTGCTTGGCGACGGCATGACGCAACAGGTTCTCATTGGCCAGACAGCACAAGGTCACAAGGAGTCGAACAAAGAAATTGGCACAAAGGCTGCTGGGAAATGAGGCATCGCGGTCTCCTGCACGGAGACCCAGGCTTTTGTTCGCCTGCCTGCCCGTCCACCTTCCCCCACCCACGCTTATCACCGAGGCCCAAAGCAAAAGCCCATGTTTGAATGCGTCGGGAATCCTCCTGCGGCTACTAACCCAGTTTGGGAGCCTTACTCCCTAGTGGGGTGACAATGAAGGAGGAGCAGAGTTATGCGCAAAAAGCCCCTTAGAGCCGTAATGAAAGGCTGCCTTCCCTAGAAATTTCACTGAAGAACCAGTAAGGTGTTTTTAACTCAAAAAAACTGTCAGAAgcgggagacacacacacacaaattcaagaCTATTTCTAATACTATTTAAAAAGAGAACATAACTGTCAAAGGCCACCGCACATACCAAATTTGATTTACGAACGTAACATGTCGGACCAATTGTAAAGCAAGCAACCACTGCTTTTTCACAAGCTTCTATCCCTACCTTGTTAACGTTAGTAAATGTGGGAAATTCAGCTTTTTATGAATGAGTAGGTGGCCCTTAAAAGGGCCTTTGGGTATTTTGTCGTTCGCTGCAGGAATATTTAGCCGCCGAATCCGTACAGCGTGCGGCCCTGGCGCTTCAAGGCATAGACCACATCCATCGCCGTCACAGTCTTCCTCTTAGCGTGCTCCGTGTAAGTCACGGCATCGCGGATGACATTCTCCAGGAAAACCTTCAGCACGCCCCGGGTCTCCTCATAGATCAGCCCAGAGATGCGCTTGACTCCTCCACGACGAGCCAAGCGGCGAATAGCAGGCTTCGTGATGCCCTGGATGTTATCGCGCAGCACCTTGCGGTGGCGCTTGGCGCCCCCTTTCCCAAGACCCTTCCCGCCTTTGCCGCGACCCGACATCCTAGAGCTTCAAATACCTTGTAAACAAACGCACAAGGAAGGAGAGAATCGGCTAATGCAAGAGCAAGAAGAACTCGGGTGCATTATATACTCTGTAAGCCGACCAGAATGAAGTCTGGCAGTCCCAGGGAGGCGGTGCTACCTAACTGCGCCTCTCTCGCTATAGGACACTGCTCATCAAATGAGCAGCGGGAGATTTTCAAAATGCCCAATCTCAAATTGCCGCTTCAAACTGAATAATTTGGCGCCGTTCCTTTGCTTTTGAGTCTGCGGAGAAGATAACGCTCTCAGGTTGCCCCAAAGGAGGCAAGAGAGCAGACTGAAACAAGCAAAAAATGGATACAAAACTGCCCAACGGAACTCATTGGTCCCTCCCCTGCTTATTTGCGCTACTTTGTTAACAGAGAGCAAATTGTGAAACTGTTGCAAGATAATAACGATTGATAATACCTTCGATGAAAAAGTCGGTCCTCTTTCTTTGACGCTGTAAATGAAGTTTAGGAATGAGAGCAGCCTGCGACCATGTGCATTTGTGATAAATTATTTTAACACTTGCATACAATTAATAAACTACGGAGACGCCAAAGACACCTTAATGTAAGCCGTGCTATCAcctattgaggggggggggatgtgttttCTTGCAGGAGTCCTGTGGAGAACACCATGTTTTCAGTGGAAACTGGTGCATATGTAATTTGTGTTAAAAACTGTCTCTGCTTTGATTGCAATGAGATTAAATTCAAACGTGTTTTGGAACATGGATGGAGGGGATAAgcccaatacaaaaaaaaaatctggtcctAATTCCTACTTGGTGTGCTTAAGTATttgatttcttctctctctctctctctctctctctctctctacacacacacacacacacacacacacaggactttGGAGAGACAAGTGTAGTGTAATAAAATATGAATTATGGCACCAGGAGTTGCCTATTCAGATCCCTGATCAAACTTGAAACTAACTGGACTACCTTGGCAAGATTTTCTTTTCAGTAGTAGTTTACCACCTACACCAAATCTACCTTCTTGGACTGTTATAATAAAGTGCTTCCCTGTGAGCCTCAGAGAAGCAGGATAAAGTTGTGGTAAATGCAAAAAAGTGCCCCCCCTTACATGCCATCACTAGGGGTGATGTATAAGAACAATGAAGATTAACTTAATTTGGACAATTCAATTCCAGAACATGAAAGTTCTGCTGCATCCTCGTTTTTAATACAGACATATCATTAGCAAAACCCATAGGCTACATCCAAATCAGGGCTTCTATATTAAATACCCTGTAATTTAAAACTTGCGAACCTTATTCATAATTTAGTATCAACTCCTTCAGTAGCTCCTCATTGTGACCTTAGGGAGGAAGAATGTCTGTCATAGGTTGCAAAACAAATGTCAGATATACCTTTATTTGCCTCCCAATTAAGGATTGCActtcatgtatgatctagttcaggcatccccaaactgcggccctccatgttttggcctacaactcccatgatccctagctaacaggaccagtggtcggggaagatgggaattgtagtccaaaacatctggagggccgaagtttggggatgcctgatctagttgagattcttgaatcacagagggttggactagatgaccatcaacAACCAGACCCACTTTACAATTCTGTGTGTGTATCTTGAAGAATGTGGAGTGTGATACACAAAAACCTAACACCATAATAGGCCTGAGGCTCTAAGATACCAGGGGACATTGTTGCTAAAAACTACCCTTTGGGAAATTTGTTACAGACGAACAGTAATTAAAAATGT
Above is a window of Zootoca vivipara chromosome 2, rZooViv1.1, whole genome shotgun sequence DNA encoding:
- the LOC118077822 gene encoding histone H4; translation: MSGRGKGGKGLGKGGAKRHRKVLRDNIQGITKPAIRRLARRGGVKRISGLIYEETRGVLKVFLENVIRDAVTYTEHAKRKTVTAMDVVYALKRQGRTLYGFGG